The genomic interval GCTACCGCTTTCGCACCCACTGCGACACGGAAGTCATCCTGTACGCCTACGCCGCCTGGGGCGAGGCGTGCGTCAATCACTTCCGGGGCATGTTCGCCTTCGCCCTGTGGGACCGCCCGCGCCGGCAACTGCTGCTGGCGCGCGATCGCCTGGGCATCAAGCCGCTGTACTACGCGCCTCTGGCGGACGGAACGCTGCTGTTCGGGTCAGAGCTGAAGGCGCTGACCACGTGTCCACAACTGCCGCGCCAGATCGACCCACTGGCGGTGGAAGATTATTTCGGTTTCGGCTACGTGCCGGAGCCGCGCACCATCTACAAGGCCGCTCTGAAGCTGCCGCCGGGCCATACCCTGACAGTGCGCCGCGGCGAGCCGGTGCCCGCGCCGCGTCAGTTCTGGGATCTGCCGCTGGACCCGCGACCGGTGAGCGCCGACGTTGGCGCCGAGCTTATCGAGCGCCTGCGCGAGGCGGTGCGCATTCGCATGATCGCTGAGGTGCCGCTGGGCGCATTCCTGTCCGGCGGCGTGGATTCGAGCGCCGTGGTGGCCATGATGGCGGGTCTTTCCGGCGCGCCCGTTGACACCTGCTCCATGGCCTTTGGCGAAGCCGCTTATGATGAATCGGCCTACGCCAACGACATTGCCCAGCGCTACGGTACGCGCCACCATAGCGAGCGCGTGGACGCGGACGACTTCGACCTGCTCGATACGCTGGCCGACATTTACGATGAGCCGTTCGCGGACAGTTCGGCCATTCCGACGTATCGCGTTTGTCAGCTGGCCCGTCGGCATGTCACCGTGGCCCTGTCCGGGGACGGCGGGGACGAGTCCTTCGGTGGTTACCGGCGTTACCGCTGGCATTTGCAGGAAGAGCACCTGCGCCGGCGGTTGCCACTAGCCGTGCGACGGCCGTTGTTCGGCGCCCTGGGTAGGCTGTACCCGAAAGCCAACTGGGCGCCGCGCTTCCTGCGCGCCAAGGCCACGTTCCAGAGCCTGGCGCGGGACAGTCTGGAGGGATATTTCGACAGCGTGGCGGTGATTGGTGACGACCTGCGTGCGAGCCTGTACAGCGCGGCCTTTCGGCGCGATTTGCAGGACTATCGCGCCATCGAGGTGCTGCGCCGGCACGATCGGCTGTCCGATGCCAACGATCCGCTGCGGCGCGTGCAATACCTCGATTTCAAGACCTATCTTCCGGGCGACATCCTGACCAAGGTGGACCGAGCCAGCATGGCCCACGCACTCGAAGTGCGGGTGCCGATCCTGGATCATCCGTTCGTCGAGTGGGCTGCCGGCCTGCCGTCGGCACTCAAGGTGAGCGGCGGCGAGGGCAAGGCAGTGTTCAAGCAGGCGCTCGAGAATCACCTGCCGCGGGACGTTCTGTACCGCCCCAAGATGGGCTTTGCGGTACCTATTGACCGGTGGTTTCGTGGCCCTTTGCGCGAGCGGGTGCGCGGCGCCGTGCTCGGTGAGCACCTCGCTGGCAGCGGTTTGTTCGACATGGATCGCCTGGCCCGGCTGGTGGACGAGCACCAGTCGGGGCGCCGCGACCACGGCACGCCACTGTGGACACTGCTGATGTTCGAGGCCTTCCTGCGCCGCAGCGAGGCTGCCGGCGCGTGAACGAGTTTCTTGTCCGCCGCCTGTGGCTGCCGCTGCACGAGCGCCTGCGTGGGCGCGAGACGCTGCGGCATTACTCTGACC from Immundisolibacter sp. carries:
- a CDS encoding XrtA/PEP-CTERM system amidotransferase produces the protein MCGLVGIFDTRGERPIDRALLDRMNERQHHRGPDEGGLHLEPGLGLGHRRLSIIDLATGQQPMTSADDNLVLVYNGEIYNFAELADELRALGYRFRTHCDTEVILYAYAAWGEACVNHFRGMFAFALWDRPRRQLLLARDRLGIKPLYYAPLADGTLLFGSELKALTTCPQLPRQIDPLAVEDYFGFGYVPEPRTIYKAALKLPPGHTLTVRRGEPVPAPRQFWDLPLDPRPVSADVGAELIERLREAVRIRMIAEVPLGAFLSGGVDSSAVVAMMAGLSGAPVDTCSMAFGEAAYDESAYANDIAQRYGTRHHSERVDADDFDLLDTLADIYDEPFADSSAIPTYRVCQLARRHVTVALSGDGGDESFGGYRRYRWHLQEEHLRRRLPLAVRRPLFGALGRLYPKANWAPRFLRAKATFQSLARDSLEGYFDSVAVIGDDLRASLYSAAFRRDLQDYRAIEVLRRHDRLSDANDPLRRVQYLDFKTYLPGDILTKVDRASMAHALEVRVPILDHPFVEWAAGLPSALKVSGGEGKAVFKQALENHLPRDVLYRPKMGFAVPIDRWFRGPLRERVRGAVLGEHLAGSGLFDMDRLARLVDEHQSGRRDHGTPLWTLLMFEAFLRRSEAAGA